One Silurus meridionalis isolate SWU-2019-XX chromosome 10, ASM1480568v1, whole genome shotgun sequence genomic window carries:
- the commd9 gene encoding COMM domain-containing protein 9 isoform X1 codes for MAPLAEEHFSSLQLLLKAPSKDVVRQICMDSFPAQAHKSQSLMDRTARALSVSNSEAIQVLTAFHLLSHHVIFHNFTAPEQIQSVFPATFHSNLKNLITKILLEQSVTWRNEALSSQISLPQLRDLEWRVDMKTASDSVSRMAVPTCILNMKIQDDGNVSSSPNESSVTVELSKETLDTMLDGLGRIRDQLSAVAGK; via the exons ATGGCTCCTCTTGCAGAGGAACACTTCAGTTCATTACAGCTCTTATTAAAG gcTCCCTCCAAAGATGTTGTGCGACAAATATGCATGGACAGTTTCCCGGCGCAAGCGCACAAGTCGCAGAGTCTGATGGACAGAACTGCTCGAGCCCTGTCTGTGTCCAACAGTGAGGCCATTCAG GTTCTGACGGCATTTCATTTGCTGTCGCATCATGTGATCTTCCACAATTTCACAGCACCGGAACAAATCCAGTCCGTTTTCCCAGCAACGTTCCACTCGAACCTCAAAAACCTTATCACCAAGATCCTGCTGGAACAAAG tgtaacATGGAGAAATGAGGCTTTGTCCAGTCAGA TCTCTTTGCCTCAGCTCAGAGATTTGGAATGGAGGGTGGACATGAAGACGGCGTCTGACTCCGTGAGCCGCATGGCCGTGCCTACCTGCATCCTGAACATGAAG ATCCAAGACGATGGCAACGTGAGCAGCAGCCCTAACGAGTCTTCAGTCACTGTGGAACTGAGCAAAGAAACACTGGACACGATGCTAGACGGCCTGGGACGCATCCGAGACCAGCTGTCAGCCGTGGCGGGGAAATAA
- the commd9 gene encoding COMM domain-containing protein 9 isoform X2 yields MVLNAPSKDVVRQICMDSFPAQAHKSQSLMDRTARALSVSNSEAIQVLTAFHLLSHHVIFHNFTAPEQIQSVFPATFHSNLKNLITKILLEQSVTWRNEALSSQISLPQLRDLEWRVDMKTASDSVSRMAVPTCILNMKIQDDGNVSSSPNESSVTVELSKETLDTMLDGLGRIRDQLSAVAGK; encoded by the exons ATGGtattaaat gcTCCCTCCAAAGATGTTGTGCGACAAATATGCATGGACAGTTTCCCGGCGCAAGCGCACAAGTCGCAGAGTCTGATGGACAGAACTGCTCGAGCCCTGTCTGTGTCCAACAGTGAGGCCATTCAG GTTCTGACGGCATTTCATTTGCTGTCGCATCATGTGATCTTCCACAATTTCACAGCACCGGAACAAATCCAGTCCGTTTTCCCAGCAACGTTCCACTCGAACCTCAAAAACCTTATCACCAAGATCCTGCTGGAACAAAG tgtaacATGGAGAAATGAGGCTTTGTCCAGTCAGA TCTCTTTGCCTCAGCTCAGAGATTTGGAATGGAGGGTGGACATGAAGACGGCGTCTGACTCCGTGAGCCGCATGGCCGTGCCTACCTGCATCCTGAACATGAAG ATCCAAGACGATGGCAACGTGAGCAGCAGCCCTAACGAGTCTTCAGTCACTGTGGAACTGAGCAAAGAAACACTGGACACGATGCTAGACGGCCTGGGACGCATCCGAGACCAGCTGTCAGCCGTGGCGGGGAAATAA